A section of the Mangifera indica cultivar Alphonso chromosome 12, CATAS_Mindica_2.1, whole genome shotgun sequence genome encodes:
- the LOC123230290 gene encoding protein SUPPRESSOR OF GENE SILENCING 3-like: protein MSSRRGGEKPVGANAAEDDGEWQVASRKSKNKTNSSAPKPGVSGAGRASGKTWAHTSESRTQPSWGSAKPQLPRKMPERSYMAPQPVIPPPLERGWNWQSRAGSSSSKGSEDGHKDKDKSVYDDYKDNADENYDDDKEDNSDIADDSEDELFSDEFDSDTSQKSHETRKKSRWFRKFFESLDNLTVEEINEPERQWHCPACQRGPGSIDWYRGLQPLMVHAKTKGAKRVKLHRELAKLLEEELHRRGTSVFPASELFGRWKGLKDEEKDHEIVWPPMVIIMNTRLEKDDGEKWIGMGNQELLEYFGSYAAVRARHSYGPQGHRGMSVLIFESSAGGYLEAERLHKHFSEQGTDRESWNRRQVLFHPGGERQLYGFMAVKEDIDFFNQHSQGKSRLKYELRSYQEMVVRQIRQMSEDNQQLNYLKIKVDKATRHSKTLEESFGIVSERLRKTMEENRIVKQRTKMQYEQTKEEMDFQEQFYKEQIRMIQEARDAKEEDFERLQQDEREKAKQSIENASNIEDTRQRTEKMANFIKLQDKEMEVFEKKREEVFKIRDEKMAALKHRFYEEQCEIENECSAMLTKLMEEYTHIQDSS from the exons ATGAGTTCAAGAAGAGGAGGTGAAAAACCAGTTGGTGCTAATGCAGCCGAAGATGATGGTGAGTGGCAGGTGGCTTCAAGGAAgtctaaaaacaaaacaaatagcAGTGCTCCAAAACCTGGTGTTAGTGGCGCTGGAAGGGCTTCTGGGAAAACATGGGCACATACTTCAGAATCTAGGACACAACCCAGCTGGGGGAGTGCGAAGCCCCAGTTGCCCAGGAAAATGCCTGAGAGAAGTTATATGGCCCCTCAACCGGTAATTCCTCCTCCTTTGGAGCGGGGTTGGAACTGGCAATCTAGAGCTGGTTCTTCTTCATCTAAAGGTTCTGAAGATGGtcacaaagacaaagacaaaagtgTCTATGATGATTACAAGGATAATGCTGATGAAAATTATGATGATGACAAGGAAGACAACTCTGATATTGCGGATGATTCAGAGGATGAACTCTTCAGTGATGAATTTGATTCAGATACCAGTCAAAAGAGTCATGAGACTCGAAAGAAGAGTCGATGGTTCAGGAAATTCTTTGAAAGCTTGGATAATTTGACTGTTGAAGAGATAAATGAACCAGAAAGGCAGTGGCACTGTCCAGCGTGCCAGCGCGGTCCAGGTTCTATCGACTGGTACCGTGGCCTTCAGCCACTAATGGTCCATGCCAAAACAAAAGGAGCTAAGAGGGTGAAGCTCCACAGGGAACTTGCAAAGCTTTTGGAAGAGGAGTTGCACCGGCGGGGAACGTCGGTCTTTCCAGCTTCTGAATTATTTGGCAGGTGGAAAGGGTTGAAAGATGAAGAGAAGGATCATGAGATAGTTTGGCCACCCATGGTGATCATAATGAATACCAGGTTGGAGAAAGATGATGGTGAGAAG TGGATTGGGATGGGGAATCAGGAACTTTTAGAGTACTTTGGCTCTTATGCTGCTGTGAGGGCTCGACATTCTTATGGTCCACAGGGGCACCGTGGAATGAGTGTGCtaatttttgaaagttctgCTGGGGGATACCTGGAAGCGGAACGTCTGCATAAACATTTTTCTGAGCAAGGAACTGATAGAGAATCTTGGAATAGGAGGCAGGTATTATTCCACCCTGGAGGGGAGCGACAATTATATGGTTTTATGGCAGTAAAGGAAGACATCGATTTCTTCAATCAGCACTCACAAG GAAAATCGAGGCTGAAGTATGAGTTAAGATCATATCAAGAGATGGTTGTACGCCAGATTAGACAAATGAGTGAGGACAACCAGCAGCTCAATTACTTAAAGATCAAAGTGGATAAAGCTACAAGGCATTCGAAAACTCTGGAAGAATCTTTTGGTATTGTGAGTGAGAGGCTGAGAAAGACAATGGAGGAGAATCGCATTGTCAAGCAAAGAACAAAGATGCAATATGAACAGACCAAGGAAGAG ATGGACTTCCAAGAACAGTTTTACAAAGAGCAAATCAGAATGATCCAGGAAGCAAGAGATGCCAAAGAGGAGGATTTTGAAAGGCTACAGCAAGATGAGCGGGAGAAAGCGAAGCAATCAATCGAAAATGCATCCAACATTGAAGACACGAGGCAAAg AACTGAAAAGATGGCGAATTTCATAAAGCTACAAGACAAAGAAATGGAAGTGTTCgagaagaagagagaggagGTATTCAAAATACGCGATGAAAAGATGGCAGCGTTGAAGCACAGGTTTTACGAAGAACAGTGTGAGATCGAGAATGAATGTAGTGCAATGCTGACCAAATTGATGGAGGAATACACCCACATTCAGGATTCTTCGTAG
- the LOC123230261 gene encoding putative disease resistance protein RGA1 isoform X2, with the protein MLSRFKCLHSLNLSGSRVRELLSSIGKLKHLRYLDLSYNADIKKLPTSLTRLRNLQTLDLSGCGINELPRDIEKMVGRSNGSTFQKNCELSELNGLNSLRGKLTIKNLEHMEKATTPTLAILEAKQYLQSLKLKWEPIDDNVVSDDRGEVRIDEILLEGLKPHPNLKRLSIFCFGGVKLSSWLSSITNLTSINLVDCERCQHIPPLEQLPYLKILSLRGLHDLEYVSDQGMDSSSCTPSTTFYQSLKELKLTDCSKLLGWWRRDKDNDDDGEMTWLIELPSFPCLSKLTINGCPKLTSMPLYPSLEELYLEDTSSKPLQQTMKLVTGVAVAPSTSSCFLVPLSRLKSMSIECVWDLEVLPEEGVKKLTALTDLKIVSCPTLFQLFRGIGHLISLQNIIIRDCHDFFDEDNYDMQWQGLRSLCCLRLSGLPAMESPPLGLLQHLVIWDCHNLLVLPE; encoded by the exons atgttatcaaGGTTCAAGTGCTTGCATAGCTTGAACTTAAGTGGATCAAGGGTTAGAGAGCTACTGAGTTCTATTGGTAAGTTGAAACATCTACGATATCTTGATCTTTCTTATAATGCGGATATTAAGAAGCTTCCTACTTCGCTCACGAGGCTAAGGAATTTGCAAACACTTGATCTCTCTGGTTGTGGGATTAATGAATTGCCTAGAGATATTGAAAAAATG GTAGGAAGGAGCAATGGATCAACTTTCCAAAAAAATTGTGAGTTAAGTGAATTAAATGGGCTGAATAGTTTGAGAGGAAAGCTAACAATCAAGAATTTGGAACACATGGAAAAAGCCACGACACCAACATTGGCCATCTTAGAAGCGAAGCAGTATCTTCAGTCCCTTAAATTAAAGTGGGAGCCAATTGATGATAATGTTGTTAGTGATGATAGAGGAGAGGTTAGGATTGATGAAATATTGTTAGAAGGCTTGAAACCACACCCAAATCTCAAAAGATTGTCTATATTTTGTTTTGGGGGTGTGAAGCTTTCTAGTTGGCTTTCCTCCATCACAAATCTAACTTCAATTAACTTAGTTGATTGTGAGAGGTGCCAGCATATCCCACCACTGGAACAGTTACCGTATCTTAAAATATTGTCTCTTAGGGGCTTACATGATTTGGAGTATGTTTCAGATCAAGGAATGGATAGTTCTTCTTGCACACCATCAACAACATTCTATCAATCTCTTAAGGAGCTCAAACTCACGGATTGTTCTAAATTACTAGGATGGTGGAGGAGAGATAaagataatgatgatgatggagaAATGACTTGGTTGATTGAGCTACCTTCTTTTCCCTGTCTTTCCAAATTAACTATCAATGGTTGCCCTAAGCTGACCTCCATGCCTCTATATCCATCTTTGGAAGAATTGTATTTGGAAGATACCAGCTCAAAGCCATTGCAACAAACGATGAAGTTGGTGACTGGTGTAGCAGTAGCTCCATCTACTTCCTCGTGTTTTTTGGTTCCTCTCTCCAGATTAAAGTCTATGTCAATTGAATGTGTTTGGGATTTAGAAGTTTTACCAGAGGAAGGAGTGAAAAAGCTCACTGCTCTCAcagatttaaaaattgtatcatgCCCGACACTTTTTCAGCTGTTTCGAGGCATAGGACACCTCATTTCCCTCCAGAATATCATTATTCGAGATTGTCACGACTTTTTTGATGAGGACAATTATGACATGCAATGGCAGGGTCTTAGGAGCCTTTGTTGTTTACGATTGTCTGGGCTTCCAGCAATGGAGTCCCCCCCATTGGGGCTTCTGCAGCATCTCGTGATCTGGGACTGTCATAATTTGCTTGTTCTACCGGAGTGA
- the LOC123230261 gene encoding putative disease resistance protein RGA4 isoform X3, which produces MADGLVFDAAWKLLELLGSRAFQEVELASGVGDEIRKLKDTVETIKAVLLDAEEQHNKKNHQVTLWLRRLKDAFYDADDLLDDFAEVLKQQEATSEVRIFFSKFNQIAYSLKMAHKIKTIRKRLDDIAKDMSQFHFLKNFDEKPIFNIGREQTHSFVREEKVIGRDDDKIRIIELLLESNYVENVSVIPIVGIGGIGKTTLAQLAYNDEKIINHFDLRMWACISDDFDVGLIVKKIIKSVNPREVEKLDKLEMDQLQKCLREEIDGKKYLLVLDDLWDDENPHKWSELKDLLMGGARDSKILVTTRNENVARITSKFPSQGLRRLDEDESWSLFMQIVSEYGIDLKCSELVAIGKDIIAKCAGVPLAIRTIGHLLCNQQTKSDWLQFRDSELSKIAPEGSGILPVLRLSYDHLPSYLKQCFAYWHCFQKTMISQGRN; this is translated from the coding sequence ATGGCAGATGGACTGGTATTTGACGCTGCTTGGAAGCTCTTGGAATTGTTGGGATCCCGAGCTTTTCAAGAAGTCGAACTGGCCAGTGGAGTCGGTGACGAGATTAGAAAGCTCAAAGACACTGTCGAAACAATCAAAGCCGTACTTCTTGATGCCGAAGAGCAGCACAACAAAAAGAACCATCAAGTGACGCTTTGGCTTCGGAGGCTGAAGGATGCTTTTTACGATGCCGATGATTTGTTGGACGATTTTGCCGAGGTACTGAAGCAACAAGAGGCGACAAGTGAGGTGCGgattttcttctctaaatttAATCAGATTGCATATAGTCTTAAAATGGCGCACAAAATTAAGACTATTAGGAAGAGATTGGATGATATTGCAAAGGATATGAGCCAATTCCACTTTCTTAAGAATTTTGATGAGAAGCCGATTTTCAACATTGGGAGAGAGCAAACGCACTCTTTTGTTCGAGAAGAAAAGGTGATAGGGAGGGATGatgataaaattagaataatagaGCTTTTGTTAGAGTCAAATTATGTTGAGAACGTTTCTGTTATTCCTATTGTTGGAATTGGGGGAATAGGAAAGACCACACTTGCTCAACTTGCCTATAATGATGAGAAGATTATTAATCATTTTGATTTGAGAATGTGGGCGTGCATATCCGATGACTTTGACGTGGGGTTAATTGTAAAGAAGATAATTAAATCTGTGAATCCTAGGGAGGTAGAAAAACTTGATAAACTTGAAATGGATCAACTGCAGAAATGTCTTCGGGAAGAGATTGATGGAAAAAAATACTTGCTAGTTTTGGATGACTTATGGGATGATGAGAATCCCCATAAATGGAGTGAATTGAAAGATTTATTAATGGGTGGTGCACGAGATAGTAAAATACTTGTAACCACTCGTAATGAAAATGTTGCTAGGATTACTAGTAAGTTTCCATCTCAAGGCTTGAGAAGACTTGATGAAGACGAATCTTGGTCTTTATTTATGCAAATAGTGTCTGAGTATGGGATAGATCTAAAATGTTCAGAACTAGTGGCAATTGGAAAGGACATTATAGCAAAGTGTGCTGGAGTTCCCCTTGCCATAAGGACAATAGGACACTTACTCTGCAATCAACAGACCAAAAGTGATTGGTTGCAGTTCAGGGACAGTGAACTATCAAAAATAGCTCCAGAAGGAAGTGGTATTTTACCTGTTCTTAGACTCAGTTATGATCATCTCCcatcatatttaaaacaatgCTTTGCATATTGGCATTGTTTCCAAAAGACTATGATATCCCAAGGCAGAAACTAA
- the LOC123192574 gene encoding jasmonate-induced oxygenase 2-like has protein sequence MECLQSWPEPVVRVQSLSESGITSIPERYIKPILHRPSVSTEFDPHVNIPVIDLQNIFSNDRILRDDTLKSISRACREWGFFQIVNHGVSHQLMRNMREVWREFFKLPLEIKQEYANSPDTYEGYGSRLGVEKGAKLDWCDYFFLNFMPLSLRNPTKWPALPTSCRELVAEYGEEMVKLCGILMKVLSVNLGLGEDELQNAFGGEEIGACLRVNFYPKCPQPDLTLGLSPHSDPGGITLLLPDENVAGLQVRKYHNWITVKPAPNAFIVNIGDQIQVLSNAIYKSVEHRVIVNSGKERVSLAFFYNPKSDKSIQPMKKLVTKNRPPLYEAMTFDEYRVYIRMKGPSGKTQVDSLKSNT, from the exons ATGGAGTGTCTTCAGAGTTGGCCTGAGCCTGTTGTTCGAGTCCAATCTTTATCTGAAAGTGGCATAACTTCGATTCCAGAGAGATACATCAAGCCCATCCTTCACAGGCCTTCAGTGAGCACAGAGTTTGATCCCCATGTCAACATTCCTGTAATTGATCTCCAAAACATTTTCAGTAACGACCGAATCCTCCGAGACGACACTCTAAAGAGCATCTCAAGGGCATGTCGTGAGTGGGGTTTCTTTCAAATTGTTAACCATGGAGTTAGCCATCAGCTTATGAGAAACATGCGAGAGGTGTGGCGTGAATTCTTCAAACTGCCGCTGGAGATTAAGCAAGAGTATGCCAACTCGCCTGATACTTATGAAGGCTACGGCAGTCGTTTGGGTGTTGAGAAAGGGGCTAAACTTGATTGGTGtgattatttctttcttaattttatgCCTCTCTCCCTCAGAAATCCTACCAAATGGCCTGCTCTGCCCACTTCCTGCAGGGAATTGGTAGCTGAATATGGAGaagaaatggtgaaattatGTGGAATCCTAATGAAGGTTCTATCTGTGAATCTTGGACTTGGAGAAGATGAACTTCAAAATGCATTTGGTGGAGAGGAAATCGGTGCATGCTTAAGGGTAAATTTTTACCCAAAATGTCCACAGCCTGACCTTACTCTTGGCCTCTCTCCACACTCAGACCCTGGTGGCATCACCCTTCTCTTGCCTGACGAAAACGTTGCTGGACTTCAGGTACGAAAATACCATAACTGGATCACTGTGAAGCCTGCTCCAAATGCTTTCATTGTCAACATTGGAGATCAAATTcag GTACTTAGCAACGCCATTTACAAGAGCGTGGAGCATCGGGTGATAGTGAATTCAGGGAAAGAACGTGTGTCATTGGCTTTCTTCTATAATCCAAAAAGTGATAAATCGATTCAACCAATGAAGAAGCTAGTGACAAAGAATCGACCACCCCTTTATGAAGCCATGACTTTTGATGAATATAGGGTTTACATACGGATGAAAGGTCCAAGTGGTAAGACACAAGTTGATTCCTTAAAATCTAACACAtaa
- the LOC123230261 gene encoding putative disease resistance protein RGA1 isoform X1, translating into MLSRFKCLHSLNLSGSRVRELLSSIGKLKHLRYLDLSYNADIKKLPTSLTRLRNLQTLDLSGCGINELPRDIEKMVSLRHLIDKCDDLIIMPCNLGLLTNLQTLPLFKVGRSNGSTFQKNCELSELNGLNSLRGKLTIKNLEHMEKATTPTLAILEAKQYLQSLKLKWEPIDDNVVSDDRGEVRIDEILLEGLKPHPNLKRLSIFCFGGVKLSSWLSSITNLTSINLVDCERCQHIPPLEQLPYLKILSLRGLHDLEYVSDQGMDSSSCTPSTTFYQSLKELKLTDCSKLLGWWRRDKDNDDDGEMTWLIELPSFPCLSKLTINGCPKLTSMPLYPSLEELYLEDTSSKPLQQTMKLVTGVAVAPSTSSCFLVPLSRLKSMSIECVWDLEVLPEEGVKKLTALTDLKIVSCPTLFQLFRGIGHLISLQNIIIRDCHDFFDEDNYDMQWQGLRSLCCLRLSGLPAMESPPLGLLQHLVIWDCHNLLVLPE; encoded by the coding sequence atgttatcaaGGTTCAAGTGCTTGCATAGCTTGAACTTAAGTGGATCAAGGGTTAGAGAGCTACTGAGTTCTATTGGTAAGTTGAAACATCTACGATATCTTGATCTTTCTTATAATGCGGATATTAAGAAGCTTCCTACTTCGCTCACGAGGCTAAGGAATTTGCAAACACTTGATCTCTCTGGTTGTGGGATTAATGAATTGCCTAGAGATATTGAAAAAATGGTGAGTCTTAGGCATCTTATTGATAAATGTGATGATTTGATTATCATGCCATGCAATTTGGGGTTATTGACCAATCTTCAAACTTTACCATTGTTTAAGGTAGGAAGGAGCAATGGATCAACTTTCCAAAAAAATTGTGAGTTAAGTGAATTAAATGGGCTGAATAGTTTGAGAGGAAAGCTAACAATCAAGAATTTGGAACACATGGAAAAAGCCACGACACCAACATTGGCCATCTTAGAAGCGAAGCAGTATCTTCAGTCCCTTAAATTAAAGTGGGAGCCAATTGATGATAATGTTGTTAGTGATGATAGAGGAGAGGTTAGGATTGATGAAATATTGTTAGAAGGCTTGAAACCACACCCAAATCTCAAAAGATTGTCTATATTTTGTTTTGGGGGTGTGAAGCTTTCTAGTTGGCTTTCCTCCATCACAAATCTAACTTCAATTAACTTAGTTGATTGTGAGAGGTGCCAGCATATCCCACCACTGGAACAGTTACCGTATCTTAAAATATTGTCTCTTAGGGGCTTACATGATTTGGAGTATGTTTCAGATCAAGGAATGGATAGTTCTTCTTGCACACCATCAACAACATTCTATCAATCTCTTAAGGAGCTCAAACTCACGGATTGTTCTAAATTACTAGGATGGTGGAGGAGAGATAaagataatgatgatgatggagaAATGACTTGGTTGATTGAGCTACCTTCTTTTCCCTGTCTTTCCAAATTAACTATCAATGGTTGCCCTAAGCTGACCTCCATGCCTCTATATCCATCTTTGGAAGAATTGTATTTGGAAGATACCAGCTCAAAGCCATTGCAACAAACGATGAAGTTGGTGACTGGTGTAGCAGTAGCTCCATCTACTTCCTCGTGTTTTTTGGTTCCTCTCTCCAGATTAAAGTCTATGTCAATTGAATGTGTTTGGGATTTAGAAGTTTTACCAGAGGAAGGAGTGAAAAAGCTCACTGCTCTCAcagatttaaaaattgtatcatgCCCGACACTTTTTCAGCTGTTTCGAGGCATAGGACACCTCATTTCCCTCCAGAATATCATTATTCGAGATTGTCACGACTTTTTTGATGAGGACAATTATGACATGCAATGGCAGGGTCTTAGGAGCCTTTGTTGTTTACGATTGTCTGGGCTTCCAGCAATGGAGTCCCCCCCATTGGGGCTTCTGCAGCATCTCGTGATCTGGGACTGTCATAATTTGCTTGTTCTACCGGAGTGA